The following proteins come from a genomic window of Flavobacterium eburneipallidum:
- a CDS encoding GNAT family N-acetyltransferase → MDTIYSFKIYNSTSSLPLEWNSLAIDNIFLTREYLEILEKSSPTNMICHFIGLFHKEDLVGIALSQFLNLNQLESFGNRDKCIKTAVRNTVFKNFISHILIIGNNMLTGQNAFAFAETIDPIQGLKTLKKASEKLKIIFKNKGLKVHITTFKDFATEETTAFHQAGFQKHFQYCTQPNMLFDIPNQWKSEQDYIEALSKKYRDQYKRARKKAEGIEKRKMHLDDIIKHEVTIYDLYYHVAKNAHFNTFFLAKNHFRIFKELLKDKFLFYGYFLDERLIGFNTLIKNGNVMDTYFLGYDESIQREKMLYLNMLYDMVAYSINKGFKEIIFARTALEIKSSIGAKPQEMYGFAKHSNPVADMVFEKAFNYLEPKVDWKERNPFK, encoded by the coding sequence CTGGCTATTGACAATATATTTTTGACTAGAGAATACCTAGAAATTTTAGAGAAATCATCACCAACCAATATGATTTGTCATTTTATTGGATTATTTCATAAAGAAGACCTAGTTGGAATTGCACTTTCTCAATTTTTGAATTTGAATCAATTAGAATCTTTTGGAAACCGAGATAAGTGTATAAAAACAGCCGTTAGAAACACTGTTTTTAAGAATTTTATTTCTCATATTTTAATTATTGGAAACAATATGCTTACCGGTCAAAATGCTTTTGCTTTTGCTGAAACAATTGACCCTATTCAAGGATTGAAAACCTTAAAAAAAGCTTCAGAAAAATTAAAAATTATCTTTAAAAACAAAGGTTTAAAAGTACACATCACGACTTTTAAAGATTTTGCTACCGAAGAAACTACCGCATTTCATCAAGCTGGATTTCAAAAACATTTTCAGTACTGTACCCAACCCAATATGTTATTTGATATTCCGAATCAATGGAAATCAGAACAAGATTATATTGAAGCTTTATCAAAAAAATACAGAGACCAATACAAACGTGCTCGCAAAAAAGCCGAAGGTATCGAAAAAAGAAAAATGCACTTGGACGACATTATCAAGCATGAAGTAACCATTTATGATTTATACTATCATGTAGCCAAAAATGCGCACTTTAACACCTTTTTCCTAGCCAAAAACCACTTCAGAATTTTTAAGGAACTACTAAAAGATAAATTTCTTTTTTACGGCTATTTCCTGGATGAAAGACTAATTGGTTTCAATACCTTAATTAAAAACGGAAATGTAATGGATACTTATTTTCTGGGCTATGACGAGAGTATTCAACGAGAAAAAATGTTGTATTTGAATATGCTCTACGATATGGTTGCCTATTCTATCAACAAAGGCTTTAAGGAAATTATTTTTGCCCGAACAGCCTTGGAAATCAAAAGTTCTATCGGAGCCAAACCACAAGAAATGTATGGTTTTGCCAAACATAGCAATCCAGTTGCCGATATGGTTTTTGAAAAAGCGTTCAATTATCTAGAACCAAAAGTCGATTGGAAAGAGCGAAATCCGTTTAAATAA
- a CDS encoding diacylglycerol/lipid kinase family protein, translating to MKKNIIFVVNPISGDLDKTDLLDAVQEFATVNNFNLVVYETTGEKDCAAIQSLYGKFNPERIVVAGGDGTIKMVAEAMETHDIIIGILPAGSANGLSVDLNLPSTLEENLKIAFQNHYIEMDMIAINGKKSIHLSDIGLNADLVKNYEESDLRGFWGYAMQAFTTLKDAEEPFVASITANNETVEHTARMIVIANSQKYGTGVTINPNGSMSDGKFELIILKSLDLLLLGKIITGNMPIDSDDIVIISTEKATIKTDRQVNFQIDGEYCGAQNELEIHILHKQMKVAVP from the coding sequence TTGAAAAAGAATATCATTTTCGTTGTAAATCCCATTTCTGGAGACTTGGATAAAACCGATTTGCTGGATGCTGTTCAGGAATTTGCTACTGTAAACAATTTTAATTTAGTGGTTTATGAAACTACTGGAGAGAAAGATTGTGCAGCTATACAATCACTTTATGGCAAATTTAATCCCGAACGAATTGTTGTGGCTGGGGGCGATGGAACTATCAAAATGGTGGCCGAAGCGATGGAAACACACGATATTATTATTGGGATTTTGCCTGCTGGTTCTGCCAATGGATTGTCTGTCGATTTGAATTTGCCTTCTACATTAGAAGAGAATTTAAAAATAGCATTTCAGAACCATTATATCGAAATGGATATGATTGCCATTAATGGTAAAAAAAGTATTCACTTGAGTGATATTGGCTTGAATGCGGACTTGGTCAAGAACTATGAAGAGAGCGATTTGAGAGGTTTTTGGGGTTATGCTATGCAAGCTTTTACGACCTTGAAGGATGCCGAAGAGCCTTTTGTAGCTTCAATAACTGCCAATAATGAAACGGTTGAACATACGGCGAGGATGATTGTTATTGCCAATTCACAGAAATATGGAACTGGTGTAACCATCAATCCAAACGGAAGTATGAGCGACGGAAAATTTGAATTAATTATTTTGAAAAGCCTTGATTTATTGTTGTTGGGCAAAATTATTACAGGGAATATGCCAATCGATTCGGATGATATTGTCATCATTTCGACTGAAAAAGCAACCATAAAAACAGACAGGCAAGTTAATTTTCAAATTGATGGGGAATATTGTGGAGCCCAAAATGAATTAGAAATTCACATTTTGCATAAGCAAATGAAAGTAGCAGTTCCGTAA
- a CDS encoding App1 family protein, with amino-acid sequence MKPILQLYRGYANEQELIVMGHVFKTEYDYDFQKKNFKNARSIVHLFRVKTIKNFDVYLQFGESEIHTKTLDDGYFKFCIPLEKEFNFGWMEYQISIKYENTITTSTGSFIRPHKGNLGIISDIDDTFLVSHTHNFFKKLYILLFRNVNSRKIFKDVVPHYQALSSAGRNNKEEENAFFYISSSEWNLYRFIVKFTKIHQLPRAVILLKDIKTGLADFLMSGRGNHNHKFEKIKHVLEFYPHLKYVLLGDDSQHDPFLYEQICKIFPVTVKAVYIRQTGKNKKETTIKILKNLENLEVSVCYFKDSSEAIAHSKAIGLIL; translated from the coding sequence ATGAAACCAATTTTACAATTATATCGAGGTTATGCCAATGAACAAGAATTAATTGTAATGGGACACGTTTTCAAAACCGAATACGATTATGATTTTCAGAAAAAAAACTTTAAAAATGCTCGCTCGATAGTACATCTTTTTAGGGTAAAAACGATTAAAAATTTTGATGTTTATCTCCAATTTGGCGAATCTGAAATTCACACCAAAACATTAGACGATGGTTATTTTAAGTTTTGTATTCCGCTTGAAAAAGAATTCAATTTTGGCTGGATGGAATATCAAATAAGTATAAAATACGAAAATACGATTACTACATCAACTGGGAGTTTTATTAGACCGCACAAGGGAAATCTAGGAATTATATCGGATATTGACGACACTTTTTTAGTTTCGCACACGCATAATTTCTTCAAAAAATTATATATTTTATTATTTAGAAACGTCAATAGTCGCAAGATTTTTAAAGATGTTGTTCCGCATTATCAAGCCTTGAGTTCCGCTGGAAGAAACAATAAAGAAGAAGAAAATGCCTTTTTTTATATTTCCAGTAGCGAGTGGAATTTGTATCGTTTTATTGTGAAATTTACCAAAATTCATCAACTACCAAGAGCTGTTATTTTATTGAAAGATATTAAAACCGGACTGGCTGATTTTTTGATGAGTGGCAGAGGCAATCACAATCATAAATTCGAGAAAATAAAACACGTTTTAGAATTTTACCCTCATTTGAAGTATGTATTACTGGGAGATGATTCGCAACACGATCCTTTTTTATACGAACAAATTTGCAAAATATTTCCCGTGACTGTAAAAGCTGTTTATATCAGACAAACTGGTAAAAACAAAAAAGAAACCACGATTAAAATTCTAAAAAATTTAGAAAATCTCGAAGTTTCTGTTTGTTATTTTAAAGACAGTAGCGAAGCTATTGCCCATTCTAAAGCTATTGGGCTGATTTTATAA
- the abc-f gene encoding ribosomal protection-like ABC-F family protein — MLNIHNLSVSFGGTYLFEEVTFRLGAGDRVGLVGKNGAGKSTMLKILAKDFAPDSGVISQEKEVRMGFLRQDIDFEQGRTVLEEAYEAFTDIKIVEKKLEEINHQLVTRTDYESEEYSQIIEDLSDYTHRFDLLGGYNYVGDTEKILIGLGFKREVFNNQTETFSGGWRMRIELAKLLLQANDVLLLDEPTNHLDIESIIWLESFLRNYPGVVVIVSHDKMFLDNVTNRTIEISLGKAYDFNKPYSEYLLLRHEIREKQLATQKNQAKKIEETEKLIEKFRAKASKASMAQSLIKKLDKVERIEVDEDDNSVMNISFPLSKEPGRVVVEADKVTKAYGDKTILKDISLLVERGSKIAFVGQNGQGKSTFIKAIVNEFEFEGSIKLGHNVQLGYFAQNQAEYLDGEITLLRTMEDAATDTNRSKVRDMLGSFLFRGDDVEKKVKVLSGGERNRLALCKLLLQPINVLVMDEPTNHLDIKSKNVLKAALQKYEGTLLLVSHDRDFLQGMSNIVYEFKDQKIKEYLGDVNYFLEQRNLENMREVEKKDAAKAAAPKESNKASYEDQKKGKALQNKLSKIESQIKQLEKDIQHDDKMLTSNYDKHIEDAKFFTAYNKKKADLDQLLLDWEIVQEEIDNAGL, encoded by the coding sequence ATGCTTAATATACATAATTTATCTGTCTCTTTTGGAGGAACCTATTTGTTTGAAGAAGTAACCTTCCGATTGGGTGCTGGAGACCGTGTTGGACTTGTTGGAAAGAACGGAGCGGGAAAATCGACTATGTTGAAAATCTTGGCCAAAGATTTTGCTCCTGATTCAGGAGTTATTTCTCAAGAGAAAGAAGTTCGAATGGGATTTTTGCGTCAGGACATCGATTTTGAACAAGGAAGAACGGTATTGGAAGAAGCATATGAAGCGTTTACAGATATTAAGATTGTAGAAAAAAAATTAGAAGAAATCAATCATCAGTTGGTAACCCGAACTGATTATGAAAGTGAAGAGTACAGTCAAATTATTGAAGATTTATCGGATTATACGCATCGTTTCGATTTATTAGGTGGTTATAATTATGTGGGTGATACAGAAAAAATTCTAATTGGATTGGGTTTCAAAAGAGAAGTTTTCAATAACCAAACCGAAACTTTTTCTGGTGGTTGGAGAATGCGTATCGAATTAGCTAAATTGTTGTTACAAGCTAATGATGTTTTGCTTCTGGATGAACCTACGAATCACTTGGATATTGAGAGTATCATCTGGCTGGAAAGTTTTTTGAGAAATTATCCTGGTGTAGTTGTGATTGTTTCGCACGATAAAATGTTTTTGGATAATGTAACTAATAGAACTATAGAAATTTCTTTAGGTAAAGCTTACGATTTCAACAAACCGTATTCGGAATATTTATTATTGCGTCACGAAATTCGTGAAAAGCAATTGGCTACACAGAAAAACCAAGCCAAAAAAATAGAAGAAACGGAGAAATTAATCGAGAAATTCCGTGCCAAAGCTTCTAAAGCATCGATGGCGCAATCGCTTATCAAGAAATTGGATAAAGTAGAACGCATTGAGGTTGATGAAGATGATAATTCCGTGATGAATATTTCGTTTCCGCTTTCAAAAGAGCCAGGAAGAGTAGTGGTAGAAGCGGATAAAGTAACCAAAGCTTATGGCGATAAAACGATTCTGAAAGATATTTCCCTTTTGGTAGAACGTGGAAGTAAGATTGCTTTTGTGGGTCAAAATGGGCAAGGAAAATCAACTTTTATTAAAGCCATTGTCAACGAATTCGAATTTGAAGGAAGTATCAAATTGGGTCATAATGTGCAATTGGGTTATTTTGCTCAAAACCAAGCCGAATATTTAGACGGAGAAATTACCTTATTGCGAACTATGGAAGATGCCGCAACGGATACCAATCGTTCGAAAGTGCGTGATATGCTAGGTTCTTTCTTGTTTCGTGGCGATGATGTCGAAAAGAAAGTAAAAGTGCTTTCTGGAGGAGAAAGAAACCGTTTGGCGCTTTGTAAATTGCTTTTGCAGCCCATCAACGTTTTGGTGATGGATGAGCCTACGAATCACTTGGATATTAAGTCCAAAAATGTGCTGAAAGCTGCTTTGCAAAAATATGAAGGAACCTTGCTTTTGGTTTCTCACGACAGGGATTTTCTTCAAGGGATGTCGAATATTGTTTACGAATTCAAAGACCAAAAAATCAAAGAATATTTAGGAGATGTTAATTACTTTTTGGAACAACGCAACCTAGAAAATATGCGTGAAGTGGAGAAAAAAGATGCCGCAAAAGCAGCTGCTCCAAAGGAAAGTAACAAAGCTTCGTATGAAGATCAGAAAAAAGGAAAAGCACTTCAAAATAAATTGAGCAAAATCGAAAGTCAGATCAAGCAATTAGAAAAAGACATTCAGCACGACGATAAAATGCTGACTTCTAATTATGACAAACATATTGAAGATGCCAAATTTTTCACCGCTTACAATAAGAAAAAAGCTGATTTAGATCAACTGCTTTTGGATTGGGAAATAGTTCAGGAAGAAATTGATAATGCGGGTTTATAA
- a CDS encoding DUF983 domain-containing protein, translating into MLKKGSKLNSILTGSCPRCQNESMYLDKNPLHFSKLIKMHERCSHCDLKYEIEPSFFYGAMYVSYGLNVGLSIATFIVSYLFLETSIKTSFIAILVANILLFPFVLRWSRNIYINLFVSYDKKFK; encoded by the coding sequence ATGTTAAAAAAAGGATCCAAATTAAATAGTATTTTAACAGGAAGTTGTCCTAGATGTCAGAATGAGAGTATGTATTTGGATAAAAATCCGTTACATTTTTCGAAATTGATTAAAATGCACGAAAGATGCAGTCATTGTGATTTGAAATATGAAATAGAACCTTCTTTTTTTTATGGAGCAATGTATGTTAGTTACGGACTGAATGTTGGATTAAGCATAGCTACTTTTATTGTTTCTTATTTATTTTTGGAAACCAGTATAAAAACTTCTTTTATCGCTATTCTTGTTGCTAATATTCTATTATTTCCATTTGTTTTGAGATGGTCGAGGAATATTTACATCAATTTGTTTGTTTCTTATGATAAGAAATTCAAATAG
- a CDS encoding DUF2264 domain-containing protein, giving the protein MKKNIILVLSFLICLPILAQEKASETNVFKIVNPNYDLSPHTGMTKQHWKDAALYLLEGAFSYIHKLDDPMQFPKQPGVSYPKDESKVPTEKLEGLCRTLFVAAPLLKDNPNLVINNIKVADYYRYQMGLLINSASPSYIVPRSKNGGPNQNLVEFGALSVSMLIAPEILWDPLPQTEKDALAKTMLSYGDGPTVPSNWKFFNIFVMSFFKSKGYAVNEPLMLDYLQKSLDHYRGDGWYNDNPAYDYYSMWAFQMYGMLWSEYIGKQYYPEFAVKFENNFKDVKNNYPYMFSRNGEMIMWGRSISYRIGSIIPFPLMGFESDTKNTNFGWMRRISSGVLQQFLQNPDFMKDNVPTLGFYGAFEPAVQVYSCRGSVYWMGKAFVGLMVPDNNPFWTATENEGPWEKELEKDKVYNKFQKQSEILITDYPNIGAAELRAWCNAKVKDDWQKYRSTENYNRLSYNSAFPWQADGKNGEVAMNYVIKNSKKEWEAFRLYTFKKFEEGIYYRDVVLETNNNIQFNLADIPLSNGILRVDRNNSTDSIEMRLGHYALPKLDAEIKTTVKKIKGHQATIIDNGKYQLAMIPLLGWDKTEVVKAKDLHPVANESTVINLNHNFIPQKDNPEILATLMLWKKSGEKWTNDELLPVKKINYSKESNSVSILMKNGDKKTVQYN; this is encoded by the coding sequence ATGAAAAAAAATATTATATTGGTACTGTCATTTTTGATTTGTTTGCCAATTCTAGCTCAAGAAAAAGCAAGTGAAACTAACGTCTTCAAAATCGTAAATCCCAATTACGACTTAAGTCCTCACACGGGAATGACAAAACAACACTGGAAAGATGCTGCTTTGTATTTGTTAGAAGGTGCTTTTTCATACATTCATAAGTTGGATGATCCGATGCAGTTTCCTAAACAACCGGGAGTTAGTTATCCAAAAGACGAGTCAAAAGTACCTACAGAAAAACTAGAAGGATTATGCCGAACCTTATTCGTAGCAGCTCCATTATTGAAAGACAATCCTAATTTGGTCATCAACAACATAAAAGTGGCCGATTATTATCGCTATCAAATGGGATTGTTGATTAATTCAGCTAGTCCATCTTATATCGTTCCTCGTTCTAAAAACGGTGGGCCAAACCAAAATTTAGTCGAGTTTGGTGCTTTGTCCGTGTCGATGTTGATTGCTCCCGAAATACTTTGGGATCCTTTGCCTCAAACCGAAAAAGATGCTCTTGCCAAAACAATGTTGAGTTATGGCGATGGACCAACCGTGCCTTCTAACTGGAAATTTTTCAACATTTTTGTAATGAGTTTTTTCAAATCCAAAGGCTATGCTGTAAATGAACCTTTGATGCTGGATTATCTCCAAAAATCATTAGATCATTATCGTGGCGATGGTTGGTATAACGACAATCCAGCTTATGATTATTACAGTATGTGGGCTTTTCAAATGTATGGAATGTTGTGGTCAGAGTATATTGGAAAACAATATTATCCAGAATTTGCCGTCAAGTTTGAGAATAATTTCAAAGATGTAAAAAACAATTACCCCTATATGTTCAGTCGAAACGGAGAAATGATTATGTGGGGACGTAGCATTAGTTATCGTATAGGTTCTATAATTCCATTTCCATTAATGGGATTTGAATCGGATACTAAAAATACCAATTTTGGATGGATGCGAAGAATATCATCGGGTGTGTTACAACAGTTTTTGCAAAATCCTGATTTCATGAAAGACAATGTTCCTACTCTAGGATTTTACGGTGCTTTTGAACCAGCTGTACAAGTTTATAGTTGTCGTGGAAGTGTGTATTGGATGGGAAAAGCTTTTGTAGGTTTGATGGTTCCTGACAATAATCCGTTTTGGACAGCCACTGAAAACGAAGGACCTTGGGAAAAGGAATTGGAAAAAGATAAGGTTTATAATAAATTTCAAAAACAGTCCGAAATTTTGATTACGGATTATCCGAATATTGGTGCTGCTGAATTGAGAGCTTGGTGCAATGCAAAAGTAAAAGACGATTGGCAAAAATACAGATCAACAGAAAATTACAACCGCTTATCCTATAACAGTGCTTTTCCTTGGCAAGCCGATGGTAAAAACGGAGAAGTAGCAATGAACTATGTTATCAAAAACAGTAAAAAAGAATGGGAAGCATTTCGTTTGTACACATTCAAAAAGTTCGAAGAAGGCATTTATTACCGTGATGTAGTTTTAGAAACCAATAATAATATCCAATTTAATTTAGCTGATATTCCTTTGTCTAATGGCATTTTGAGAGTAGATAGAAATAACAGCACCGATTCAATTGAAATGCGATTGGGACATTATGCTTTGCCAAAGTTAGATGCTGAAATAAAAACCACAGTCAAAAAAATTAAAGGACACCAAGCTACAATTATTGATAATGGCAAATACCAATTGGCAATGATTCCGCTTTTAGGTTGGGATAAAACCGAAGTGGTAAAAGCAAAAGATTTACATCCTGTTGCCAATGAGAGTACGGTAATCAATCTCAATCATAATTTTATTCCTCAAAAAGACAATCCCGAAATTTTGGCTACTTTGATGCTTTGGAAAAAGTCAGGAGAAAAATGGACAAACGACGAATTGCTTCCTGTGAAGAAAATTAATTATTCAAAAGAGTCAAATTCTGTAAGCATTTTAATGAAAAATGGAGATAAAAAGACGGTTCAATACAATTAA
- a CDS encoding NAD(P)/FAD-dependent oxidoreductase — MIDYIIVGSGLAGISFAEVALQNNRSIVVFDNNSQNSSKIAAGLYNPVILKRFSEVAQAKEHLLLMNDFFIALEKRLNNRLDVKMPILRKFFSIEEQNNWFTASDKPNLAPFLSTNLISKKFESIDSPFGYGEVLQTGYLDSASLLIQYKSYLLKNEMFIDEAFDYSLLQEESNGIRYKDIQAKHIVFAEGFGMHANPYFKHLPLDGTKGELFVIKAPKLKLDVIVNASVFILPLGNDLFKIGATYDWNDKTDLPSEAGKSELIEKIKEVINCDFEIVSHLAGVRPTVKDRRPLIGTHPNHNSIHILNGLGTRGVMLGPAMAKALFENIEYQKPLDKEIDIKRLVKKG; from the coding sequence ATGATAGATTATATAATTGTAGGTTCTGGATTAGCTGGAATTTCTTTTGCTGAAGTTGCCTTGCAAAACAACAGATCTATTGTAGTATTTGATAATAATTCGCAGAATTCTTCCAAAATTGCAGCGGGATTATACAATCCCGTTATACTAAAACGATTTTCTGAAGTCGCTCAAGCCAAAGAACATTTGCTGCTTATGAATGATTTTTTTATCGCTTTAGAAAAAAGATTAAATAATAGACTGGATGTGAAAATGCCAATTTTAAGAAAGTTTTTTTCTATTGAAGAACAAAATAATTGGTTTACAGCTTCGGATAAACCTAATCTAGCACCCTTTCTATCCACCAATTTAATTTCAAAAAAGTTCGAATCAATTGATTCGCCTTTTGGTTATGGCGAAGTTTTGCAAACGGGTTATCTGGATTCGGCATCGTTATTAATTCAATACAAGAGCTATCTTTTAAAAAATGAAATGTTTATTGACGAAGCTTTCGATTATTCTCTTTTACAAGAAGAATCCAATGGAATTCGATATAAGGACATTCAGGCGAAACATATAGTTTTTGCAGAAGGTTTTGGCATGCATGCTAATCCTTATTTCAAACATTTGCCTTTAGACGGTACGAAAGGAGAATTGTTCGTTATCAAAGCACCGAAATTAAAGTTGGATGTTATTGTGAATGCGAGTGTATTCATTTTGCCACTGGGAAACGATTTGTTCAAAATTGGAGCTACTTACGATTGGAATGATAAAACAGATTTGCCATCCGAAGCAGGCAAATCAGAATTAATCGAAAAAATAAAAGAGGTAATCAATTGTGATTTTGAGATTGTCTCGCATCTAGCAGGTGTTCGACCAACGGTTAAAGACAGAAGGCCTTTAATTGGCACACATCCAAATCACAATTCAATACATATTCTTAATGGTTTAGGAACTCGTGGCGTGATGTTAGGTCCAGCAATGGCAAAAGCATTGTTTGAAAATATTGAATACCAAAAACCATTAGACAAAGAAATTGATATAAAAAGATTGGTAAAAAAAGGGTAG